The Riemerella anatipestifer region CAGAATAACATTGTTCCGCCAACAATCAATTCGGTAGATATTGAACCTGAATATAGGGATATATTTAACTTGACGTTACACCAATCACAACAACGGCAAGTGAATTACGCAATGAGTAATACTTTTGGTTTTGGCGGACACATTGCCACAAGTATTTTTAAAAAATATGCTGAATAGAGAGTAGGTGCTAACTTCGGTTTGCTCGTGTTGGCGCTAAATCGAAAGTTCAAGTATCCCAACATGTTCCTTCGTATAGAAGTTAAAAGTTGGCAATTATCGTAGAACAACCTACAGACAACACCAATATGTAACCGATAAATAATTACAAAATATGACCGACAGAGTAAACATCATCAATAACTACATCGATGGATACAACCAATTTGATATCAAAAAAATGGTTGCAGACCTTGACGATAATATTGTTTTTGAAAACATTCAAAATAATGATATAAGGTTATCGCTGAAAGGGTTAACAGCGTTTAAACAACAGGCAGAAACAGCAAAAACATACTTTGCAAAGAGAACACAGACCGTTAAATCGTTTAAGCATTTTGACAACAACACGGAAGTAGAAATTGCTTATAAAGCAATTTTAGCAATGGACTTTCCGAACGGCTTAAAAAAAGGGCAAAAGCTAAAGTTATCAGGAAAATCCGTGTTTGAATTTAAA contains the following coding sequences:
- a CDS encoding nuclear transport factor 2 family protein; the protein is MTDRVNIINNYIDGYNQFDIKKMVADLDDNIVFENIQNNDIRLSLKGLTAFKQQAETAKTYFAKRTQTVKSFKHFDNNTEVEIAYKAILAMDFPNGLKKGQKLKLSGKSVFEFKKNKVIKLTDIS